The Phycisphaerae bacterium genomic interval CCACCACCACCACCGTGTTGCCCATGTCCCGAAGCCGCATCAGGCTCGCCAGGAGCTGCTTGTTGTCCCGCGGATGAAGACCAATCGAAGGCTCGTCCAGCACATACAAGACCCCGACCAAACCGCAGCCGATCTGGCCGGCCAGCCGGATTCGCTGCGACTCGCCGCCCGACAGGCTCGGGGCCGCCCGGTCCAGCGTGAGATAGTCCAGCCCGACATTCGACAGGAACTCCAGACGGGCGCGAACCTCCTTGAGGACCTCCGCGGCGATGAACGCCTGGGTCGCGTTCAGTTGCAGGCCATCCAGAAACTGCCGCGCATCCTTGATCGACAGAGCACAGAACCCGGGCAGGCTGAGCTCGCCAACCCGCACCGCCCGAGCCTGCTCGTTGAGCCGCCCGCCGTCGCATGCCTCACACTCGCGAAGCCGCATGAACTGTTCGTAGTAGGTCCGGACGAAATCGGCTTTGCTCTGACGGTACTTGGCGTTCAATTCGGCGATCACGCCCTCGTAAGTCCCCCCGTGCTTCCACCGCCGGCTGCCATGACCCCACTCGAAGGTGATATGCTCGTCCCCGGTACCGTACAGCAGCGCATCGCGGGCCCTCTGCGGGAGCTTGTTCCATGGCAGACGGATGTCGAAGCCGACGTGGCGAGCCACGCCCGCGTAAATGTGCCGCCGCCATCGACCCGGCGCGGTCCGCATGGGGGCAACGCACGGCGCGAAGAACGGCAGACTCGAGTCCGGCACCAGCAACTCCGGGTCAAAATCGTAACTCGTCCCCATCCCATCGCATGCCAGGCACATCCCGGTCGGCGAGTTGAAGCTGAACAACTGCGGCGACGGCGGGTCGAACCCGATCCCGCACTCGGCACAGGCATACTGCGACGAGAGCAGCAGGTCATCCGTCGCGCCACCTCGGCGCGAAACGGCCCCGACGCCGCCCGGTTTCGAAGCCGGTTCTCCGCCCGGGGCCACAATGACAGTACCTCCCCCTACCTGTAAAGCGCTCTCAACCGCTTCGGCCACCCGGGCACGGGCCCCTTCACGCAGCACCAACCGGTCAACCACGACTTCGATGTCGTGCCGGTTGTAGCGGACAAGCTTCGGCGCCTGGTCCAGATGCACAACCACCCCGTCAATCCGAGCCCGGGCGTACCCGCGTCGACGCAGATCCTCGATCAATTCGACATGCTCCCCCTTCTGACCGCGAATCACCGGAGCCAGAACAAGCACCTGGGCATCGGCCGGCAGAAGCAGAATGCGGGCGACAATGGACTCGGCGGTCTGGGCCGTAATCGGGCGGTCACACTTCGGACAGTGCTGAAGGCCCACTCGGGCATACAGCACGCGAAGAAAATCATAGATCCCGGTCACCGTGCCCACGGTGCTGCGCGGATTCCAGCCCGTGGCTTTCTGCTGGATGGCCACCGCAGGACTCAGCCCGGTGATCTGGTCCACGTCCGGCTTGGCCAGCGTCCCCAGGAACTGGCGCGCGTAGGCACTGAGCGACTCGATGTAACGCCGTTGACCCTCGGCGTAGAGCGTGTCGAACGCCAGGCTGCTCTTGCCGCTGCCGGACACGCCGGTGAAGCAGATCAGGCAGTTGCGCGGCAGTTCCAGCCCCACGCTTCGCAGGTTGTGCTCGCGAGCTCCACGGATCGTAATCACCGTCGGGTCCATAGACGTTCCAGGTCGGCTCTCCGGCAGCCGGAGGCGGCCGCGGTGAGCAGCCCCGTATTGTACCTGCTCGTAACCCCTTGACAAATCGAGAACTTGCGCCACGCAGCCCTTCGACACGCCGACCGCTAACTTTCCTCGGAGATCCAATGTCTGATAGGATGAACCGACGGCGCGGTTCACCGAATACCAGGGAGTGTCCTCTGAACCGTAAGTCACGCCGCGAGGGAAGCTAAGACATGCACCGGCTACTCACCCGCCTATTCAGAGCCATGATGGTCCTCTCCATGGCCGCGCTGCCTGCGTACACCATTGACTGCGATCACGAGGACGGCGAACTGGAAATCGACATCGACCATCACGGCTGCCACGACTACTGCGACGACGACAGCTGGTACTGGTGGACCGACGTCTACGGCTGGTAGGCCAGGCCTCCAACCCCTCAGAACCGCCTTTGACGGTCGACCAGGAACTGGATCAGGGCCCGATCGAACGACATGGACGTATCCACCTGAACGAGGTCCGAGCGCATGGCGGCCAGCTCCCGCCGGTACCGGTCGGACAGCTCGCGAAGGGCCTCCAAGTACGCCGTCCGAACGGCCTCCGGCTGAACCGTCAGCTTCTGACCGGTCTCCGGGTCCTCAAGCGTACGCATGCCGGTGAACGGAAAGTGCGTTTCGGTCCAGTCGAGCACGTGGAACACGATGATGTCGTGCCCGCGGAAGCGCAAGTGATGCAGGGCGTCAAGGGTCTCATCTGCATCGGCCAGAAGATCGCTCAGCAGGATCATGAGCCCCTTGCGCCGAACGCGGCGGGCAATGTCGTGCAGGGCGGTCGCCAGCCCTTTATCGGTCCGATCGGCCACCGGCTTCACCCCCGCCAATTCGCTGATGATCCGCAGCAGGTGAGAGCGTTTGCTGCGTGCCGGCAGGAATGAGCGCACCCGATTGTCGAACCGGGCGAAACCGACCGCGTCCTGCTGGTTGACCATCATGTAGCCCAGCGCCGCCGCCAGGCAGATGGAGTAGTCGAGCTTGCTCAGCCGCCCTTCGCGAGCCGCTTCTTTTGCCCCTGGGTAGGCCATGCTCGCCGAGGTATCCACCAGCAGATAGCCCTCCAGATTGGTTTCGGCGTCGTACTTCTTGATGAAGAACCGGTCGGTCTTGGCGAAAACCGCCCAGTCGATCAGCCGGAGATCGTCGCCCTGCTCGTACTTGCGATGCTCGGAAAACTCGACCGAGAAGCCCTGGAACGGTGAACCGTGCAGGCCGGTCAGAAACCCCTCGACAATGAACCGGGCCCGCAGGTCCAGCCGGGACACCTGGGCAATCACTTCCGGACGCAAGTACCGTGTGGCGTTCATCCGCGAACTTTCAGCAGTCGGCGGCCGGCGATCCGCATGCGACACCGGGCAGCAAGCGACACCGGGCGCTCGGCAAGCTCAGTCCAGTCATGCCTCATCGTTCATTATCCTCCGTTGGACCGCCCATATCCACTCCCGTACAATGCCGGCATGAGGATTCTCCTGAGTAATGACGACGGCATCCTGGCCCCGGGTCTGGCCGCCTTGTGGAACGAGCTGCGGTCGTTGGGCGAAGTCGCGGTGGTGGCACCATCCTCGCCGCAATCTGCGGCTGCCCACGGCATCACCGTCCACGGACCGATCGTGGTTCAGCGAGTCCACGTCCAGGACGCGTTCGTGGGCTACAGCGTATCCGGCCGGCCGGCGGATTGCGTCAAACTGGCCGTCACCGAGCTCCTCGACCGCAAGCCGGATCTGGTCGTCAGCGGCATCAACGACGGGGCCAATGTCAGCATCAACATCCTCTACTCCGGCACCGTGGCCGCCGCAGCCGAGGGAGCGCTGCTGGGTTGTCCGGCCATCGCGGTCTCCATGCGCCAGGGCCAGGAACGCGATTTCTCGCGAGCGGCCCGGCTCGCCCTGCCCATCATTCGCCGTCTCCTCGACAACGGGCTGGCAGCGGGACAGTTGATCAACGTCAACCTGCCCGACCTGACGCCCGGTGACCCGAAGGGCATTCGCGTCGTCCCGCAGGCAACACGCACCTTTCGCGACCGCTTCACCCGCCACACCGGCCCCGACCAGCTGGATTACTACTGGCTCAGCGGCGGGGACTTCGACTTCACCGAGAAACACGAGGCGGAAGGCGACCTCGATGCGGTCGACAACGGATACATCGCCATCACCCCTCTCCAGTTTGATCTGACCGAGTACGACCTGATGCGGCATCTCGCGACGCTGAAGTGGGAGCAGGACGTGGCCGAGCCATGCCTCCCCGACGGCCCGTGGCAGACGGCGGGCCAAACGCCGAACGCCAATCGCTGACCAATGGGAGTTGACTGTCCCATCCCGGGCGTTGAGAGGAGAGCCGACACCCCGCCCCGGTTGCCGCAGCCCGCTGGTCGGCGGTTGGAGCCGGTTGCCCCGCGGGGCGAATGCGGCTATGGTACGCGCGATGGGTTCGCTCAATACCATCATCGAGTTCGAAGGGCCGGTCGTCGATGTTCGCCGCCGCTGGTGGGCGGCCCACAAGACGGCCGCAGCGGCTATCGGCCTGGATGGCCCGCCGGAAGAGGAGTTCTGGCGCCTGGTGCGCAAGGGCTCGCCCGATGGCATGATCATGCGGCATGCACGGCCGCAGCAACTGCTCGAATACACCCGCATCCGGACCGAGCAGCAGGACAGTACTGCCCTGATGGCCCTCGATGAGCCCCAGCCCGTTCTGAAGGAGAACCTCCGGGTCCTCAAACAGTTGGGAACCTGCCGCCTGATCACCACCTGCCGCAACCAGGAGGGCATCAACGCGACGCTGGACCGCCTCGATGTCTGGATGTGTTTCGAGCGCCGCATCATTCTGCCCGAAGACCGCAACCGACGACTGTCCCTACTCAGGGAACTGGCCGCCGGATACTCTTCGACCCTGGCGATTGTCGGCTCCGTACCGGTCGCTTTGGCCGCCGCCAACGCTGGCTGCCGATGCGTGGGCCTCAAGGATGGCCTGGCCTACCCGAGCAACCTCCGCCAGGTCGGTGTTGACGCGTTCTTCGACACGCTCGACGCGCTCACCGACGCGGTCATCTCGCGGCACGCTGATCTCCAACGCATCGGGTTGCACTTCTGATTCACCCGCTCCCGGCAACCGGTCGGGCCGCTTGTTGCCCAGCTTAACATCGACCGTCGGCGTACATTCCGGCGACTGAACACTGGTTATCCAACCGGGCGTTCTCGGCTCCAGGTCGGTGTCGGCACCCTCCATCTGTTGACTCCCACCGCTCGATCCTGCTCTTCGTCAACCGCTTGATTCTGGGCAGTCCGGTCGGTATACCCATGTTCGAACCGGGTCCGCGCCGACCCGAAGCGGACATGATGTCACAAGATCCTACCCATCGGTTTGCGAAAGGAGATGGAGACAATGGCCAAGGCCTGCAACGTCGCCCTGATCGGTCAGGGATTCATGGGACGGACACACAGCAACGCATATCTGAAGGTCAGCAAGTTCTTCAACGATCTGCCGCTCAACCCGGTCATGCACACGGTGTTCGGCATGCCGGAGGAGAAGCCGGAGGCTTTCGCTCTGCGATGGGGCTGGAAGAACTTCAAGACCAACTGGAAGGAAGCGATTGCCGATCCGGAGGTGAACTACGTTGACGTCGTGACCCCGAACTACATGCATAAAGAGCCGGCGATGGCCGCCCTCGCCGCCAAGAAGCCGGTGGCCTCGGAGAAGCCGATTGCCGGCACGCTGGCCGACGCTCGGGAGATGGTTGAGGCCGCCAAGAAGGCCAAGGTGAAGACCTTCGTCTGGTACAATTACCGCCGCTGCCCGGCGGTGGCGTTGGCTCATCAACTGGTCCAGGAAGGCCGGCTCGGGCAGATCTACCACGTTCGCGCGATCTACCTGCAGGACTGGGGGGGCCCGGAGACCCCGTTGCTCTGGCGGTTCAAGAAGGAGCTGGCCGGCAGCGGCGCCCACGGCGACCTGAACGCTCACATCGTGGACATGTCCCGCTTCATCACCGGCGACGAGATCGTCGAGGTCAGCGGTGCGATCGCCGAGACGTTCATCAAGGAGCGGGTGATTCCGTCGCAGGGTTCGGCCGGCGGTATTGCCGCGGGAGCGAAGGGAGGCTTGAAGAAGGGCAAGTCCACCGTTGACGACGCGGTTCTGTTCCTGGCCCGGTTCAAGAAGGGCGCGGTTGCCAGCTTCGAGGCCACCCGCCTGGCCACCGGCTGCAAGAACCAGAACGGGATCGAGGTTCACGGCGACAAGGGCGCCATCCGGTTCCGCTTCGAGGACATGAACTACCTGGAGTTCTATGACAACACGCTGGAGAAGAAGCTCCAGGGCTGGAACAAGATCATGTGTACCTCTGGCGGGAACCATCCATACGTTGGGAACTGGTGGCCGGACGCCCACATCATCGGCTACGAGCACGGCTTCGTGAACCAGGCCAGCGACATCATGCGGGTGCTTGGCGGCCAGAAACCGGTCGTGCCGATCCCCGACTTCGCCGACGCCTACGAGACCCAACGTGTCCTCGAGGCCGCTCTGCTCTCGGCCGAGAACCGCTGCGCGGTCAAGATGAGCGAGGTGAAGTAGAGGCCGGTGCTGGTGCGGGGCCGGCGAGTGCGCTCAGTTTGGGTTTGCCCCCCGGTCGTTGCTGGCTGTCCCGCTGGTGAGGTCGCAAGCGGGACGGCTTCTGCGTCCGATTGGGTACGGCTCGGGCGAGGGCCCTGGGCTGGTGCTGCCGCCCTTCCCTGAATCCCAACTCAAGGCTTGGCAGGCATTTGCGGCGTTCTCGCCTGGTTTGCTGGCCATGCCTTCTGCAGAAACAACGTTTGCGCCAAACGAACCCAATGAGCGGTCGGTGGCGATCCGTTGACCGCCAGCGGTTGGCCAAGGGGGAAGGCGCTGACCTTTGAGCCTATCCCAGCGGGTTGCGTGAGACAGCGAAGCTGCTTGAAGCAGCGCTGGCGCGACCGGGGTGCCGCGTGTCCTGAGATCGGTTCCACCCCAATACAGGGTATGAGGGTCGGGTGCCCTCGGCGGGTTTGGCGGCCGTGTCGCTGATCAAGTCTTGCCCGTGCGGCACGCACCGTCCTGGGATGGGGACTGGTGGTCAGTCACGCCCGTTGACCTGGTATGCCCCGCGCCAGTCGTTGAGGCGGATGCGGCAGAGATCGCGGAGCATGCGACTGCCGTCGCGGAGGAGCGAGACGCGGCTGTCGTGCACGTGGTTCCAGCGTACCGGGAGTTCAACGACTCGGAGGCCGGATTTGGCCGCCAGATAGAGCAGTTCGACGTCGAAGGCGAAACGTTCGATTTTCTGGAGGGCGAAGATTGGGGTGATGGTCGTTCGGCGGAAGGCCTTGAAGCCGCACTGGGTGTCGCCCAGGTCGAGTCGGGTGATCCAGCGTACCATGTAGTTGAACAGCCGCCCCGAACCGCGCCGGACGCGGCTCTGGGGCGTGCCGATCATTGACGGATTCACTGCCCGGGAGCCGATGGCCAGGTCACAAGTGCCCTCTTCGATGGGGCGGATGAGGTGCAGGGCTTCGGAGATGGGAGCGGACAAGTCCGCGTCGGTGAAAAGGACGATATCTCCGCGGGCGTGGTTGAAGCCGGTGCGGACGGCCGCCCCCTTGCCGCGGTTGGTTCCCTGCCGGACGAGTGTCACGGGCGGGTCCTGGGGGAGGAGTCGCGAGCGGAGCGCCTCGACCAGATCTGGGGTCGCGTCCGTGGAGCCATCGTCCACCACGATCACATCGACGGGCCGCCCATAGGGGCGGGCGAAGGCGAGGATCTCGCCCAGGGACGATTCAATGCAGTCGGCCTCGTTGTAGGCGGGCACAATAATGGACAACGACTCGTTCATCGCCGCGAGAGGATCCCCACCATCATCAACAGACCGATGCCGCTCAGCGAGGCGATCAGCCCATGTTGGAAGCTTGCCGGCTCGAACCGGAACGTCACCTGGTGCTCCCCTGCGGGCACTGAGACGCCGCGGAAGATCCCGTTGACCTTCCACAACTCGGCTGGGTTACCGTCCAGATAGACGTTCCAGCCGGGATAGTGGAGGTCACACCATACCAGCATCTGTCGGCGGTTCAAGGAGACCTTGGCTGTAGCGGAGGAGAAGCCGTAGTATTCGATCGTCACGGTGGTGCTGTGGGCCTCACCTGGCTCAGCCAGGGCTTGTGCGCGGTCGGCCGGTGCCTCCGCCACCGCGGTTTGAGCGAGATCCAGTTGGCCGCTCTTGAGGCGAGCCAGAGCCGCAGCGAGGGAGTCTACCGCTTCCACCCGATCCACGAGGAACGCGCGTGGCAGCTCCTTTTCGGGGCGAACGCGGTAGAGCTTGACGTTGCCGGGCAACGGCACCTCCTGCCAGTCTGGATGCTCGAAGGGCTTAGCCGACATGAGATACCGAATCCCGAGCAGTGGCAGGAGGGGTGAATCGAGGGCCTTTTTCCGCTCGATGGTCATGATGATGTTGTACATGAGCAGGTTCTGCGGCTCGATGGCCTTCATGAATTCCGCGAAGTCGGTGAGGATGATCGAGTCATAGCCCCCGTAGTCCTGGAGGCCGTAGAGGCCCGGCTGGTTGGCATAGAAGACCTTCTCGGGGCCGAACCGACCGACGCGGAACAAGCCCTTGTCTTCCTGCATGTGCTGGATTGAGGCTGGGACGCGGCCGAGGACGGCTGGATCCGCGTGGGTATTGAAGGAGAAGCTAGCCTGCCCGAGGTCGAGGGCCACCAGGGACAGGGCCGCCAGGGAGACGGCCGGGGCGGCGTGCGGCCTGTGCGACTGCCACCAGGCCGTCGCCAGGGTCGTGGTCGCGATGAGCACGAGCGTTCCGAGCCGCCAGCCGTTGAGCCACAGCAGGCCGGCCAGATCGGCGGGTGCCTTGAACACACCCCGGGCTCGGGTATCGGCGGTCAACAGGGAGGCGGCCAGCGACTCCATAGGTTCCGGTAGGAAGAACAAGGCGCTTGTCCCGGCGAAGACGGCCACTCCGAACACCACGAGGAGCGTGGCCACCTCGCGGCGAGTCTTTCCAGTCGCGGCCACGAGCCGGTCGTACCAGTACTGAGCCCCGGTCGCGGCCAGGTAGGTTCCCGCGAAGACCGCCAAAAGGAGCCACCGGTACGGCGTGCGTACCTGATCAGCGCCGGGAACGAGGTGGAAGAACGCCCGGTAGACGGGTGTCACCAGGGCGAACGCCAGGGCCAGGGCGATCAACAGGCAGAAGAAGAGTCGCTCCCGAGCGGGCACCCAGAGTCCCAGCAGGGCAAACGCCAATGGAATCACGCCGAAGTACCAGCCTGACTCAACGTAGTTCTTCGGCCCGAAGTAGTGGAAGTCGTCACCCGTGGCGCTGGTGATCGGATGCCAGGCGTGATCATGCAGGTCCAAGGACTCGTGCCTGGCCGGATTGCCGAACGCGTCGGGCACGACCAGGGTGAGGAGTTCGCGGGGCCACAATGCGCTGGTCCTGGCGGTCTCCCAGCTTCCCTGACCCGCCCGAACGTTGCGTTTCATCACTTCGAGGAAGGGCAGGATCTGCGGAGCGGATATCACGGCGGCCATGAAGGCGACGGCGGCCACCTTACCCAGGAAGATGCCGCACCTGGAGGCTGACCGATGCCGTGCCGCCAGGCGAACGCCGGCCACTATGGTGAAGAGCCCGCAGGCCGCGAACGAGTAGAATGCGATTTCGAAGAAGCCTGACAGGATGGGCAGGGCAAACAGCAGCGAACCGAGGAACAGGCCGCGGAGCCTGCCTCCCGACGCGCGCGGCTCGGCCATGACATCGATCCAGAGGAGCATGAGTGGGAGCCAGATGATCGAGCCGAGCAGCATAGGCCACAGCACGCGTACGGCCAGGAATCCGCCCATCGCGAAGGTGACGCCACCGACCGCGGCTCCGAATTCCCCGGCGCCGAAGCGGCGGAAGAGCAGGTAGGTGAACACTCCGCCGAGGAGCAGATGCAGCCAGGTGAAGATCGCGTAGGCGTGGAGCACGGGGGCGAACCAGGACACGGCCCAGAAGATCGCGTTCAACGGGTAGAACGTGGACGCCTGCCCGGTGGTGTAGATGGGATGGCCGCAGAAGCTAGCCGGGTTCCAGAGGGGCAGTTCGCCGGCGGCCAGGCTTCGCCGCTGGAACTCCTTCCAGGGGAGGTTCTCGTTGACCATATCGCCGATCAATGCGTTGTGGACGGGCCCTGGGTCAGCCGGCTGGTGAGGCGGATTGTGGGCCACGATGTCGAGCGGCATGAGGACTTTGCCGCCGAAGATCGACGGCCCGAGCCAGATCGCGAGGGCGAGAGCCAGGAATAGCGCGAAACGCGGCGTTGTCCACTTCAAGCGAGGCTACCTTGCGGCGAACCGACCCACCCACGGGCGGACCCGTGGCTCCATACGTGCGGACATTCTAACGGGGTGGGGCTGGAGATGCACGCGACCTGCGGTTATCAGACCGTCCATCGACCTCCGACCGCCGACGTTTGCCTTTCGGCAGGCTGGGGGACGGTTCACCCCGGGGAGTTGAAGCCTTGATTCGATCGTGCCGATGTCAAGACAGAAGGGGCGACGTGATCTGATCGATCATGGACTGTTCTGACGAGACGACGCGATGCCAGAGAAACTGCACACGTTCTTACTTGACGAGTCCCGAGGGGACCTGGAGTCTTTCCGGAAGCCGTTCGATGATCAGGAGCAGCTTCAGGTGGTGGGTCTATGTACTCGCCTACGGGAACTCCAGCCGCACATCCAGTGCTCGCGCATTGACGTGATGATCGTGAATCTGGATACCCCTGATGAGAAGACCGGCCCAGCGGCGGTGCAGCGCATCGCCGAGCTGAATCCCCGATGCGGCATCATCGGCGTCAGCAAGAACAAGCAGTCGGACGCCATCATGTCGGCGATGCGTTCGGGGTGCTGGCGGTTCGTTCACTGGCCGATTGACCCGACCGACCTGACCGCTGCTCTGGACCACATCCGGCGGATCCGCATGCCGCAGCGTGACACCTGCCAGTACATCTGCGTGATGGCATCGGCCGGAGGCGCCGGGGCGACCACGCTGGCCACGAACCTCGCGGTTGAACTGGCAACTGTTGTTGAGAGCCGCTGTGCCCTGATTGATCTTGACCTCGAGTTTCCGGAAGTTGCCGCGGCCTACGACTTCCGACCCTCGCACAGCATCATGGACCTTTTGGCGAGTGACACCGAGATTGACCGGATGCTTGTCGAGCAGGCCATGGAGCACCTGCAGTGCAACGTATCGATCCTGCCCGGCTCGGAGGGCATCGGCAACCCGTGGGATATCGCCCCAGAGCGGATTCAGGGGCTGCTCCGGGTGCTGAGCGACATGTTTCCGTTCGCGGTCCTGAGCATGCCGCGCACGCTATCGCCCCTGGCCGCGGAAGCCCTGGCCGTTGCCCATCGGGTGTTCATCGTCAGCCAGCTTTCCGTTCCTCATCTCCGTAACGCCCTGTTCATCCACGACAGGTTGGCCGAGATGAGCCTTTCGAAGGATGGGATCGACCTGGTTCTGAATCGCTGCGACTCCGCTTTTGAGCGGATCGCCATCGAGGATGTGGAGGCCAAGCTCGGGCGGCCGGTGTACGCCCGCATTCCCAACGACTACAAGAACGTTTGCGCCGCCCGCGACCACGGGCGAATGCTCATGGCCTACTGCCCCACCAGTCGGGTGCGTCATGCGATCGTGGACATCGTCAAGCGTCTGGTCCGCGAGCAGATCGGCGAACCCTCGGTCAAGTCCGATGGTGGCTCGAGGCTTGGTTCGCTGCTGGGTCTGTTCCGCAAGCCGCGTGAGACGGCTCCGCAACCGAGCGAGGCGTGCAGCTGCCCCTGACGGGCCGGCGCGGGTCGGCACCGGAATTTCAGCCTGACTGCGAGAGCCGATGAAGAGCGGTCCCTGGCTTCCCAGCCTTGCCGCCGTTTGCCTCTTGGCGGGTATGGGTTGGCCAGCCGGCCGGGGCGGGCTCGTAGGTCCCATTCCAGCAGGGATACGAGAACCTGGGCATGTTCTGATGCGACGAGTTCGCTCGCGGGGAGCTGCAGCGATGCGGAGAAAGGGGCGCGGATCGGGATCGCCCCGGGGTGGCCGACCGGCCCGGGGATTCGCCCTCGGCGGGAAGGGTGGCTGAAGCGACCTTGCGACAGGCCGGCGGTCATCCGCATAGACAGGCTGACCTTCTTTCCGAAGCCGCGGTCGAGTTTGCCGCCCGATTAGTCACCGGCCGATCACGTCTCGGCCCGGGAAAACGCTTGTCTTGGGAGGGAGAAAGCGTATACTGGCAGAATGGTACCCGAGCGAAGTGTTTCGGGCATGACTGGGGGCGTCGGCCTGGCAGAGGAAGGGAGCTTTTTCCGCAGGGCCGCATCCCACCCAAAAGCGAGAGGCATGGGCACTTCCGAACCATGAGCTTCGCTCTGCAGGTTGACGAGTTCGCCGGTGAGCCTGGCCGGGCGGAATCGCCAACCTGACCATTCGTATTTGAGAAGATTCGTCGACCGGCCTCCCGAGACAAGCCTGGAAGTTGAGGGGGAGGTCACCTGAGCACGCCGGAAATGGAGGAGAAACGCCATGCGATGTGGAATCTGTTCTTGGTCACTGTTCGCGTCAGGACTTGCTCTGCTGCTGGTTGCACTGCCCGGTGTTACCCAGGCCGCGGACTGCAACGGCAATGGCATTGACGATCATCTTGACCTGCAGCCGTCCGGCTTCGGCTTTGCCGCGGCCGTCCACTACGCGGCTGGCGATTATGCCAAGCACGTTGCCGCGGCCGATCTTGACGGGGACGGCGACCTCGACCTCGCGGTGGTCAATCAGGAAGCCAACACCATCAGCGTCTTCAAGAACAACGGGAACGGCACCTATGCGGCGAGGGTGAATTACGCCGTAGGCGACACGCCGGTCTGGATTGTCGCCGCGAAGCTGGACGGGGACGCCGACATTGATCTGGCTGTGGCGAACAACGTGTCCGACAACGTGTCGATCCTCAAGAACAACGGCAATGCCACGTTTGCGGCGGCGGTGAACTACCCTGTTGGGGACGCCCCGACGTCGCGCGGCCCGGCGACAGCTGTTGCCGCGGCTGAGCTCGACCTCGATGGGGATGTCGATCTGGTGGTGACCGTCGCCGGTATCACCGGTCATTACGTTTCGATTCTGCGGAACGACGGGAATGCCGCCTTTGCGGCTCCCGAGAACATCTATGTCGCGGGCATGCCCGATTCGCTGGTGGTTACCGATCTGGACGGCGACGGCGACCCGGACGTGGCCGCGACCACGGGCTCCTACAACAAGGTGGCGGTGCTCAAGCACAACGGAGTCAGTTCGTTGTCATGGCCGGTGTACTATTCCTGCCCCGGCGGCTGGCGGGTTACGGCCGGCGACCTGGACCAAGACGGCGACGCGGACCTGGCGGTCACGGGGTATTGGACTGACAGGTTGTCCATCCTTCTGAACACCGGTACAGGTCTCTTTGGGGCACCCATCGACTACACAACCGGTGAAGGCCCGGAAACGCCCACGGTCGGGGACTTCGACGCCGACGGCGACCTCGATGTGGCCGTACCCACCGAGATCGACGGTGAAGTATCGATCTTCCGGAACAACGGTGATGGCACCTTGGCCGCCCCGCTGAATTATGCGGTTGGGACCACGCCGTCCTGTGCGACGGCCGCGGACCTCGACGGGGATGGGATCCTTGACCTGGCGGTTACCAATGCGGGATCGGACAACGTATCGGTGCTGATCAACCAGACGCAGCCGCCGTTCAGCCAGGACTGCAACCGCAACAACAGGCCTGACGAGTGCGACATTGCCGCGGGCACGGCGCAGGACTGCAACCAAAACGGGATCCCGGATTCGTGCGACATCGCTGGAGGCGCCGAGGACGACTGCAACC includes:
- a CDS encoding YfhO family protein — encoded protein: MKWTTPRFALFLALALAIWLGPSIFGGKVLMPLDIVAHNPPHQPADPGPVHNALIGDMVNENLPWKEFQRRSLAAGELPLWNPASFCGHPIYTTGQASTFYPLNAIFWAVSWFAPVLHAYAIFTWLHLLLGGVFTYLLFRRFGAGEFGAAVGGVTFAMGGFLAVRVLWPMLLGSIIWLPLMLLWIDVMAEPRASGGRLRGLFLGSLLFALPILSGFFEIAFYSFAACGLFTIVAGVRLAARHRSASRCGIFLGKVAAVAFMAAVISAPQILPFLEVMKRNVRAGQGSWETARTSALWPRELLTLVVPDAFGNPARHESLDLHDHAWHPITSATGDDFHYFGPKNYVESGWYFGVIPLAFALLGLWVPARERLFFCLLIALALAFALVTPVYRAFFHLVPGADQVRTPYRWLLLAVFAGTYLAATGAQYWYDRLVAATGKTRREVATLLVVFGVAVFAGTSALFFLPEPMESLAASLLTADTRARGVFKAPADLAGLLWLNGWRLGTLVLIATTTLATAWWQSHRPHAAPAVSLAALSLVALDLGQASFSFNTHADPAVLGRVPASIQHMQEDKGLFRVGRFGPEKVFYANQPGLYGLQDYGGYDSIILTDFAEFMKAIEPQNLLMYNIIMTIERKKALDSPLLPLLGIRYLMSAKPFEHPDWQEVPLPGNVKLYRVRPEKELPRAFLVDRVEAVDSLAAALARLKSGQLDLAQTAVAEAPADRAQALAEPGEAHSTTVTIEYYGFSSATAKVSLNRRQMLVWCDLHYPGWNVYLDGNPAELWKVNGIFRGVSVPAGEHQVTFRFEPASFQHGLIASLSGIGLLMMVGILSRR
- a CDS encoding response regulator; this translates as MPEKLHTFLLDESRGDLESFRKPFDDQEQLQVVGLCTRLRELQPHIQCSRIDVMIVNLDTPDEKTGPAAVQRIAELNPRCGIIGVSKNKQSDAIMSAMRSGCWRFVHWPIDPTDLTAALDHIRRIRMPQRDTCQYICVMASAGGAGATTLATNLAVELATVVESRCALIDLDLEFPEVAAAYDFRPSHSIMDLLASDTEIDRMLVEQAMEHLQCNVSILPGSEGIGNPWDIAPERIQGLLRVLSDMFPFAVLSMPRTLSPLAAEALAVAHRVFIVSQLSVPHLRNALFIHDRLAEMSLSKDGIDLVLNRCDSAFERIAIEDVEAKLGRPVYARIPNDYKNVCAARDHGRMLMAYCPTSRVRHAIVDIVKRLVREQIGEPSVKSDGGSRLGSLLGLFRKPRETAPQPSEACSCP